The following coding sequences are from one Paenibacillus sp. JDR-2 window:
- a CDS encoding accessory gene regulator ArgB-like protein, translating into MIVKALANKMAVGIKSAAPEHPASVEVLRYSLMMILNPVFAVSGALLISLFTGRTAEVAIILVCFALLRHVSGGVHLKSTEACILVSAGGATILSYITLDNQWTLILNIASCLLVLLFAPSRLEKSTWVQKQSYSKLRLIALLIVASNFLIQSPVMVVAFFTQALTLIKK; encoded by the coding sequence GTGATAGTTAAAGCATTAGCAAACAAGATGGCAGTAGGGATAAAAAGCGCAGCCCCAGAACATCCGGCCAGCGTGGAGGTCCTGCGCTATTCCTTGATGATGATACTCAACCCAGTGTTTGCCGTATCGGGCGCGTTGCTGATCTCGCTATTCACCGGCCGGACCGCTGAGGTCGCAATCATCCTGGTATGTTTCGCCCTGCTGCGGCACGTATCCGGCGGAGTACACCTGAAGTCGACAGAAGCCTGCATCTTGGTAAGCGCCGGGGGAGCGACAATCCTTTCCTACATCACGTTGGATAACCAATGGACGCTTATCCTTAACATAGCAAGCTGCCTGTTGGTTCTGCTCTTTGCACCAAGTCGGCTGGAGAAAAGCACCTGGGTTCAAAAGCAATCCTACTCGAAGCTCCGGCTTATCGCGCTGTTGATCGTAGCGAGCAACTTCCTGATCCAATCGCCCGTGATGGTGGTTGCCTTCTTCACTCAAGCACTAACGTTGATTAAAAAATGA
- a CDS encoding helix-turn-helix domain-containing protein produces the protein MKDNKIFTTYSSREAAELWRLSENTVTQWCNRGRFEEWEARKSAKVWIVTREGMVRLTGREPGGNAEGD, from the coding sequence ATGAAAGATAATAAGATTTTCACAACTTATTCTTCCAGAGAAGCAGCGGAGTTATGGAGACTTTCAGAAAACACAGTGACGCAATGGTGTAATAGAGGAAGGTTTGAAGAATGGGAAGCAAGAAAATCAGCAAAAGTTTGGATCGTAACTAGAGAAGGAATGGTTCGCCTTACAGGCAGAGAGCCTGGAGGTAATGCTGAGGGGGATTAG